CGACCTCTCTTACTTAAAGATGTCGGACCGCGACACGGCCGGTAACGAGTTAGCGGATCGATCACGGATGACCGATCGACTCACGGACCCGCCTGTTCCGCCGTGCCGCCGACGCCGATCGGTCACATGTGCTCTTCTTCGAGCACCCACCCGAGTGCGCGGCGGTAGTAGGTGAACATCTCACGGACGCCCTCGTGGCGCATCTCCGGGGATTCGAGCTGTTCGTCGAGGAACTCGTACTGCTCTCTGATCTCCGCTTCGGAGCGCATACGCCGGCTACGGACGCCCCCGTCTTCATCGCTCCGCCGTGCTTTTTCCCGTCGATGCCGTAATGCCCCGCATGAAAGTCCGGGGACGCCGTGAATGTCGCAACTGCGAACACCGCTGGTCGTACTACGACACCGGCGCGGTCGAGTGTCCCGCCTGCGGGAGCCTCCGGAGCGTCGGCGTCGACGAGCGGACCCGTCACACCGACACCCCCGTCTCGCTCGACCTCTCCCCGCACCGGCGCGCCGTCGACGCGGACGGGATCGGGGAGGCCGCGGCCGATCTCAAGCGCGAACTCCGTGGCTATCGGAACAGACGCGGCTTCATCCGCGGCGGGGAGCTCCGCCCGCTCGACGGGACGTTCCTCGCGGCGACGGAGTTACTCCACGTCGTCGACGTGCTCGCCCGCGCCGACGACGAGGACGTCACCGACGACGAGGAGTTCTACCTGCTCGACCTCCTCCGCGGGGCGGACGCGGGCGAGCGTCCCACCGTGGAGACCGTCCCCGAGTCGATGCGGGCCGCCCGAGGGCTCGCTGTCGCCGAGGCGGTCGACGACTACCGGCGAGAGATGCTCTCGTGGCTCGACGACAACCCCGACGCCGAGGCCCGGCAAACGCTCGGAACCGTCTCCGACCTCGTCAGACGGACGCACGCTCTCGGTGGCGACGTCCCGCTCGACACCTCCGAGACGCTGGTGACGGCCACACGCGACGTGTCGACGTACCTGCGGGAGGGCGACGGGAGCGCGCTCGCGAGAGCAGCCGATCGACTCTCGCGGCTCCTGTGAGATGTTCGACGAACACGCGGTCCGGCACCGGCTCAAACTCGTCACCGACACCGGCGCGTCGGTGCTGTACGAGAACCGCGACGGCGTCGCGTGTCCCGTCTGCGGCGAGTGCTTCGACGAGTTCTACGCGACGGACGGAGCGGAGTCGTTCCGTCCGGATCGTCGGGTCGGCTTCTGCGTCGCACACGCCGACGAACGCCTCTTGCTGTTCACGCACGAGCCCTCGCGCGACGACTGAGCGGGGCGGACGCCCGCGGCCGACTCACCGGAGCCACGTCGCGTCGACCCGGTGGTCGTCGTGGGCCCTCGGGACGTGTTCGCCGCAGACGACCTCGTCGACCGAGTGGAGCGTCCCCCCCAGGTCTTCGACGCGGTCGACGACCGCGTCGTACCCGATCGCCGGTCCCTCGACGACGAGGATGATGTTCTGCACCTCGCGGTCGGTCTCGACGAGATGGGTGGCCGTGGCGTCGACCCCGTCGAGGTCGCTCACTTCCCCGGCGAACGAGACCGTCGGGACCTCTCCGGGCTTCAGAACGTCGAGCACGAGGCGGCGGACGGATGCCATACCTGTCGTAGGGCACGGACGGCTAATAGTGCTGTCGAGCGGCTGACCCGTCGCACTCAGGCGCTCGGCTCGAAACTCGAAAACGAGCGTGGCTCCGGCCCCTGCCGAACCCGTTGGGCCTCGCCGGAGTCGACTCCGACCACCATCGCCTGGCCGCCGTAGCCGTGTGTCTGGTCGTGGCCCCGGACGACGACGTGGGTCGTCCCGTCGGGGATCGAGACGGTCTCGGAGCGGGTAAACGGGGCCGTGCTGTGGGCGTGGAGCAACTCGCGGCGACCGAGGCGGTCGCCGTCGAGCGTCTCGACCTGCCACCAGTCCGCGTAGCCCGACTCGCCGTCGTCGTCGTGATACAGCGTCACGTCGAAGCGGTATCCTCCGCCGACGGAGTCGAACTCGATGCCGACGACGTTCGCCTCACGGAGATCCAGGTCGCCGTCCGCCGCAGTCGTGCGTTCGTCGGCCGTCGTGGCGTCGTGGTCGGGAGTGGAAGTGTCGGTCGCAGCGTCGTCGGTCGCCGCCGCTTCGTCCGTCGTCTCGCCGTCGACCGAGCCGGGTGAGGCGGTCGCGTCGGGCGACGCGGCGTCGTCGGTGTCGCTGGTCTCGGCGGCGTCACCGGCGTCGCCGGTCGCTGTCGTGCCCCCGGGCGCGCCGCTACAGCCGGCGAGGCTCGCGGTGGCGACGGCACTCAGGAGGAGTCGGCGACGCGACAGCAGGTCGAGAGCCATGTCGGAGCCCAGTGTCTCCCGCCGAATAACTCCGCCGGCGGTCGTGTGCGCGCGACGCGAGACCTTCCGAGCGCGTTACCGGTAGAGGGGGTGGCCCGCGCAGAGTTCGGTCACGCGGTCGCTGACCTCGCCGATGACGCCTTGGTCCTCGGGGTTGTCGACGACGCGGACGATGTGTTCGCCCACCTCGCGGATCTCGGCGTTCTCGAAGCCGCGGGTGGTGAGCGCGGCCGTCCCCGCGCGGATGCCCGAGGGGTCGAACGGCGAGCGGGTCTCGCCGGGGACCGTGTTGGCGTTGAGCACGATGCCGGTCCGTTCGAGAGC
This Salinigranum marinum DNA region includes the following protein-coding sequences:
- a CDS encoding DUF211 domain-containing protein; this translates as MASVRRLVLDVLKPGEVPTVSFAGEVSDLDGVDATATHLVETDREVQNIILVVEGPAIGYDAVVDRVEDLGGTLHSVDEVVCGEHVPRAHDDHRVDATWLR
- a CDS encoding DUF7117 family protein, with translation MKVRGRRECRNCEHRWSYYDTGAVECPACGSLRSVGVDERTRHTDTPVSLDLSPHRRAVDADGIGEAAADLKRELRGYRNRRGFIRGGELRPLDGTFLAATELLHVVDVLARADDEDVTDDEEFYLLDLLRGADAGERPTVETVPESMRAARGLAVAEAVDDYRREMLSWLDDNPDAEARQTLGTVSDLVRRTHALGGDVPLDTSETLVTATRDVSTYLREGDGSALARAADRLSRLL
- a CDS encoding DUF7385 family protein, translating into MFDEHAVRHRLKLVTDTGASVLYENRDGVACPVCGECFDEFYATDGAESFRPDRRVGFCVAHADERLLLFTHEPSRDD